One region of Candidatus Woesearchaeota archaeon genomic DNA includes:
- the rplV gene encoding 50S ribosomal protein L22 produces MTNYTFKNVGSDTAKAYGSNLDISVKTAINICNKVRGMNADKAIAFLARVERKEEAVPFTRFTDGVGHRPGMASGRYPLKAARAIGDVIKSALSNAANKGLAEELKLIHICAHKAATPMHQGRQRRRVMKRTHIEVVLQEVEVKEKSPKKKSSQQSKSTIPKLETKVESETQSEKVLEEKELSIQTKSPTAEEKSVDEEPEAKQ; encoded by the coding sequence ATGACGAACTACACATTTAAAAATGTTGGCAGCGACACGGCAAAAGCATATGGTTCTAACCTAGATATTTCTGTGAAAACTGCAATTAACATTTGTAATAAAGTTCGTGGTATGAATGCTGACAAAGCTATTGCTTTTCTTGCTCGTGTAGAAAGAAAAGAAGAAGCAGTTCCTTTTACACGGTTTACTGATGGTGTAGGTCACAGACCAGGTATGGCTTCAGGTCGTTATCCTCTTAAAGCAGCACGAGCAATTGGTGATGTTATTAAATCAGCTCTTTCCAACGCTGCAAACAAAGGTCTTGCCGAAGAATTAAAACTAATTCATATTTGCGCTCATAAAGCTGCAACTCCTATGCATCAAGGACGCCAACGACGACGAGTAATGAAAAGAACACATATTGAAGTCGTTTTACAAGAAGTTGAAGTAAAAGAAAAATCCCCCAAGAAAAAATCCTCTCAACAATCAAAATCCACCATTCCTAAACTAGAAACAAAAGTAGAATCAGAAACACAATCAGAAAAAGTTTTAGAAGAAAAAGAATTATCTATTCAAACAAAATCACCTACAGCAGAAGAGAAATCTGTTGATGAAGAGCCGGAGGCTAAACAATGA
- a CDS encoding 50S ribosomal protein L3 — translation MGKKLNPRHGSMQVWPRKRATRQYAKVRSPVKSKEVKPLAFAGYKAGMTHVVVLDNHKHSITKGERVSMPVTVIECPPLRIASVRFYKAVGYGRAVSSELFFKTDKFFSRKAPQSKKLSIAADLESIDLTAVLAITIQVYTQPNLTGVNKKTPEVFELPIGGSVQEQLAFVKENLGKEINVKDVLAEGAKVDARAVTKGKGYQGPVKRFGVSLRAKKSEKTKRGPGSLGAWIAQGHTMYRMAFAGQTGYHQRFQHNNLILGIYDDAEKVNPSSGFINYGNVKSTYLLVRGSVPGPKKRLILLTPATRPSKSKALPTIEFISTESKQGN, via the coding sequence ATGGGTAAAAAATTAAATCCGCGACATGGAAGCATGCAAGTATGGCCTCGAAAAAGAGCTACTAGGCAATATGCTAAAGTTCGCAGTCCTGTTAAAAGCAAAGAAGTAAAGCCTTTGGCGTTTGCTGGTTACAAAGCAGGAATGACTCATGTTGTAGTACTTGATAATCATAAACATTCTATCACTAAAGGAGAGCGCGTGAGCATGCCCGTAACTGTTATCGAATGTCCTCCACTAAGGATTGCTTCTGTTCGTTTTTACAAAGCAGTCGGATACGGTCGAGCTGTTTCATCCGAACTTTTTTTTAAAACTGATAAATTCTTCTCTCGAAAAGCACCACAATCAAAGAAACTTTCTATTGCTGCAGATCTTGAATCTATAGACTTAACTGCTGTACTTGCAATTACTATACAAGTATATACTCAACCCAATCTTACAGGTGTTAATAAAAAAACGCCCGAAGTTTTTGAACTACCCATTGGCGGTAGTGTTCAAGAACAACTCGCTTTTGTAAAAGAAAACCTTGGAAAAGAAATTAATGTAAAAGATGTTTTAGCAGAAGGTGCAAAAGTTGATGCTCGAGCAGTAACCAAAGGAAAAGGATATCAAGGCCCTGTAAAGCGTTTTGGTGTTAGTCTTCGAGCAAAAAAATCCGAGAAAACGAAACGAGGTCCTGGTTCACTCGGTGCGTGGATTGCGCAAGGTCATACGATGTATAGAATGGCTTTTGCAGGCCAAACTGGGTATCATCAACGTTTTCAACATAACAATCTCATCCTAGGTATTTACGACGACGCAGAAAAAGTAAATCCTTCAAGTGGGTTTATTAATTATGGTAACGTAAAATCAACCTATCTTTTAGTAAGAGGCTCTGTTCCCGGTCCAAAAAAACGACTAATATTATTAACGCCAGCGACAAGACCTTCCAAATCTAAGGCATTACCTACTATTGAATTTATTAGTACTGAATCAAAACAAGGAAATTAA
- a CDS encoding 30S ribosomal protein S3 encodes MIERKFIAQNFKEFQIKEYVKKELSRVGLSNVKLQRTSLGEKIIISASRPGLVVGRGGATIQRLTRELREQFQLENPQIEIEEITDFSLDAGVIAEMIVNQLERFGTQRFKGIGHKTLESVMRAGALGVEILISGKIPSSRAKTWRFVDGYMKKCGDLAITGVDTAKEFAKLKTGIVGVQVRIMPGTTKLPDQITFNDEDALAGPIVEEVETKILPDEESVDDVKNKSVEKPKATTKKSTKKTTKKSSKKVTKKEESKETDKKPNNDKVEAKEE; translated from the coding sequence TTGATTGAGAGAAAATTCATCGCACAAAATTTCAAGGAGTTCCAAATCAAGGAATATGTTAAAAAAGAATTAAGCAGAGTTGGCCTTAGCAATGTAAAACTTCAAAGAACAAGCCTTGGAGAAAAAATTATTATTTCCGCTAGCAGACCTGGCCTTGTAGTTGGTCGTGGTGGCGCTACTATTCAAAGACTTACAAGAGAACTCAGAGAACAGTTTCAGCTCGAAAATCCTCAAATTGAAATCGAAGAAATTACTGATTTTAGTCTTGATGCAGGTGTTATAGCCGAAATGATCGTTAATCAATTAGAACGATTTGGTACACAACGTTTCAAAGGCATTGGTCATAAAACTTTAGAATCAGTTATGCGAGCAGGAGCACTTGGTGTAGAAATACTCATTTCAGGAAAAATTCCTTCTTCTCGTGCAAAAACATGGCGATTTGTTGATGGCTATATGAAGAAGTGTGGCGATTTGGCAATTACAGGTGTTGATACAGCAAAGGAATTTGCAAAACTTAAAACAGGGATTGTTGGCGTACAAGTGAGAATTATGCCTGGAACAACCAAACTCCCCGATCAAATTACGTTTAATGACGAAGATGCTTTAGCTGGACCCATTGTTGAAGAAGTAGAAACAAAAATACTGCCTGATGAAGAATCAGTAGATGATGTTAAGAATAAAAGCGTTGAAAAGCCGAAAGCTACAACAAAGAAGTCAACGAAAAAAACTACTAAAAAATCATCAAAAAAAGTTACTAAAAAAGAAGAATCAAAAGAAACTGATAAGAAGCCGAACAACGATAAAGTGGAGGCTAAGGAAGAATGA
- a CDS encoding 50S ribosomal protein L2 gives MGKPITAQKRGKGKATFTAPSFKFKGEAKVLAKESAVVVDIVHCAGHTAPLAQVFYEDGIAGYTIAAEGIAVGDEIKMQDAPLAHGNVLALKDIPEGVAIFNIEGRPNDGGKFVRGSGTTARVISKAKDGVTIQLPSRKQKKFHPDCRATIGVAAGGGRVEKPFLKAGKKFYAAKARNKYWPVVSASAMNAVAHPFGNKRTLRKSKAKPAPKNAPPGRLVGAIRPRKTGRARGKRI, from the coding sequence ATGGGAAAACCAATTACAGCACAAAAACGAGGTAAAGGTAAAGCAACCTTTACAGCTCCATCCTTTAAGTTTAAAGGAGAGGCAAAAGTTTTAGCTAAAGAAAGCGCTGTAGTTGTAGATATTGTTCATTGTGCAGGTCACACGGCTCCTTTAGCACAAGTTTTTTATGAAGATGGTATTGCGGGTTACACTATTGCTGCAGAAGGAATTGCAGTTGGTGATGAAATCAAGATGCAAGATGCTCCTCTTGCTCATGGAAATGTTCTTGCATTAAAAGATATTCCTGAAGGTGTTGCTATATTTAATATTGAAGGCAGACCAAATGATGGCGGCAAATTTGTTCGTGGTAGTGGAACTACAGCAAGAGTTATTTCAAAGGCAAAAGACGGAGTTACTATTCAATTACCATCACGTAAACAAAAGAAATTTCATCCTGATTGTAGAGCAACCATTGGCGTTGCTGCAGGTGGCGGACGCGTTGAGAAACCATTCCTTAAAGCAGGTAAGAAATTTTATGCAGCTAAAGCTCGTAATAAATACTGGCCAGTTGTGTCTGCAAGCGCTATGAACGCAGTTGCGCATCCATTCGGTAACAAGAGAACATTAAGAAAATCAAAAGCTAAACCAGCACCTAAGAATGCTCCACCTGGACGACTTGTTGGTGCAATCAGACCTCGAAAAACTGGTCGAGCTCGAGGAAAAAGGATTTAA
- a CDS encoding 30S ribosomal protein S19, whose product MALKIFKFKGKTIEELKELSIDEFMLLLPTRQRRSFKRGFSDEKKKLIAKLQKKNNVKTHLRDMVILPIMVGKTIQVHTGKSFEAIIIQEEMLGHYLGDFALTRKRASHTSVGVTNKPKK is encoded by the coding sequence ATGGCACTAAAAATTTTCAAATTCAAAGGAAAAACAATTGAAGAACTCAAAGAATTATCTATTGACGAGTTCATGTTGTTACTTCCAACCCGTCAGCGACGCTCTTTTAAAAGAGGTTTTAGCGACGAGAAGAAAAAGCTTATTGCAAAACTGCAAAAGAAAAATAATGTTAAAACGCATCTGCGCGACATGGTTATTTTACCAATAATGGTGGGAAAAACTATTCAAGTACATACAGGTAAAAGTTTTGAAGCAATTATAATTCAAGAAGAAATGCTTGGTCACTATCTTGGCGATTTCGCTTTAACCAGAAAAAGAGCATCACACACCAGTGTTGGTGTAACAAACAAACCTAAAAAATAA
- a CDS encoding 50S ribosomal protein L4 gives MKIKVFDKANTEKKSVDLPVQFNEPVRIDLVKRAVLSLQAARRQKYGAMPGAGQRYSSFLSKRRHKYKSTYGIGQSRTPRKVLNRRGTRFYYVGATAPQTVGGRRAHPPKAEKEWDQKINTREKRKAIRSALAASVDANLVKARGHHIPASYPLALDASFEELAKTKDVVAALQALGFTRELERANITSIRAGKGKARGRKTITKKSVLFVVSKDCPLLKAGANLPGTDVVPVNALNAELLAPGTHVGRVTLFTDIALDVLKEQQLFLDKKKGVVQ, from the coding sequence ATGAAAATAAAAGTTTTTGACAAAGCAAATACTGAAAAAAAATCAGTAGACTTGCCAGTTCAATTTAATGAGCCGGTAAGAATAGACCTTGTCAAACGAGCAGTTCTTTCCTTGCAAGCAGCACGTAGACAAAAATATGGCGCTATGCCTGGTGCTGGTCAACGATATTCATCTTTCCTTTCAAAACGACGACATAAATACAAAAGCACATATGGTATTGGTCAGTCCCGAACTCCTCGAAAAGTTTTGAATCGTCGAGGTACGCGATTTTATTATGTCGGAGCAACCGCGCCACAAACTGTTGGTGGTCGTCGAGCTCATCCTCCTAAAGCGGAAAAAGAATGGGATCAAAAAATTAACACCCGAGAAAAAAGAAAGGCAATTAGAAGTGCTTTAGCAGCATCCGTTGATGCAAATCTTGTAAAAGCTCGGGGTCATCACATTCCAGCAAGTTATCCTTTAGCACTCGATGCTTCTTTTGAAGAGTTAGCAAAAACAAAAGATGTTGTAGCTGCATTACAAGCGCTTGGTTTTACACGAGAACTTGAACGCGCAAATATAACGAGTATTCGTGCAGGTAAAGGTAAAGCACGCGGTCGAAAAACTATTACTAAAAAATCCGTATTATTTGTTGTTTCAAAAGATTGTCCGCTTCTTAAAGCAGGAGCAAATCTTCCTGGGACCGATGTAGTTCCAGTAAATGCATTAAACGCAGAGCTCCTCGCGCCAGGAACACATGTTGGACGCGTAACGCTATTTACAGACATTGCTCTAGATGTGCTCAAAGAGCAACAATTATTTCTTGACAAAAAGAAAGGTGTTGTCCAATGA
- a CDS encoding 50S ribosomal protein L23 translates to MIKAPLSTEKAIRLMESENKLVFIVDQKATKAEIKAEIELLFKAKVKKVNTFIGPDSKKKAYVTFTDETPAVDIATKLELM, encoded by the coding sequence ATGATTAAAGCACCGCTTTCAACAGAAAAAGCTATCCGTTTAATGGAAAGTGAAAATAAACTCGTATTCATTGTTGATCAAAAAGCAACAAAAGCAGAAATTAAAGCAGAAATTGAACTCTTGTTTAAAGCTAAAGTAAAAAAAGTAAATACGTTCATCGGTCCTGATTCAAAAAAGAAAGCGTATGTTACGTTCACAGACGAAACGCCTGCAGTTGACATCGCAACAAAACTAGAACTCATGTAA
- a CDS encoding DEAD/DEAH box helicase, with amino-acid sequence MLHGIIPRPYQYAIFQIAKDNNTLVVLPTGLGKTAISLLLAAQRLINFPHKKLVFLAPTKPLVEQQLRVFQESLLLPEEDFVLFTGNVSPQKRQEQWLRARIVFSTPQTLENDLLSGKISFSDVSLLIFDEAHRAIGDYAYTFLAEKYVEQATHQRIIALTASPGADEDKINEVCKNLYIRKVQYRKSTDADVKGFTQETTICWEEVLLTSEVLAIVNYLKSCHAEKLAQVASYGLLPKPPSSYTKSALLLLQRDIHVRISQGETSFELLHAMSLLAQSLKLQHALELAETQSLHALHAYFHSVLIAARQGKTKAVKSLAKDPLFLAAFAKTRDLIAEGKEHPKLEQLIQQVNALVTKNPAIKIIIFTHFRDTAIRLQKDITSSNELFFGQAKKNGKGLTQKEQKEILRRFRNGEFNILIATSVAEEGLDIPSVDHVFFFEPLPSAIRSVQRRGRTGRHTKGFVTVFVAKNTRDEVNRWAAFHKEKRMFRALDKVNGTVEKSLIFNKPISQKKLSSFASEENIKLFADFREKGSPVLKALLAQEVNLELKQLQVGDFVLSKDVCVEYKQMDDFLTSIIDGRLLSQLRSLAQYEKPLLILEGIDNFSSLRKVEQAAVLGMYATIVTSYKIPLLRTFSPIETAKLLLAIARREQEENKGSFTFHSAKPFDKQTLQEYVVSSFPQIGGALAKALLEKFDSIYALINASKEELLEVPLIGKKKADELYGLFSQSYKAAKQEYTDA; translated from the coding sequence ATGCTTCATGGAATAATTCCTCGACCTTATCAATACGCAATTTTTCAGATTGCTAAAGATAATAACACGTTGGTAGTGTTGCCAACAGGTCTTGGGAAAACAGCAATTTCGCTTCTTCTTGCAGCGCAACGTTTAATTAATTTTCCTCATAAGAAATTGGTGTTTCTTGCTCCAACAAAACCGCTCGTTGAACAACAACTTCGTGTATTTCAAGAATCGCTTTTACTTCCAGAAGAAGATTTTGTGTTATTTACAGGAAATGTTTCTCCGCAAAAACGTCAAGAGCAATGGTTGCGTGCAAGAATAGTTTTTTCAACACCCCAAACACTAGAGAATGATTTGCTCAGTGGAAAAATTTCTTTTAGTGATGTATCTTTGTTAATTTTTGATGAAGCGCATCGCGCAATAGGTGATTATGCATACACCTTTCTTGCTGAAAAATATGTTGAACAAGCAACGCATCAGCGTATCATCGCACTTACTGCATCACCTGGTGCTGACGAAGATAAAATAAATGAGGTATGTAAAAATTTATACATCCGAAAAGTTCAATATCGAAAAAGCACCGATGCTGATGTAAAGGGTTTTACTCAAGAAACAACGATTTGTTGGGAAGAAGTCTTACTAACGTCGGAAGTTTTAGCAATTGTGAATTATCTTAAAAGCTGCCATGCAGAAAAACTCGCTCAAGTCGCATCGTACGGTTTACTACCTAAACCCCCATCTTCGTATACAAAAAGCGCACTTTTACTTTTGCAGCGAGATATTCATGTTCGTATTAGTCAAGGAGAAACATCTTTTGAACTTTTGCATGCGATGAGTTTGCTTGCGCAAAGTCTTAAGCTTCAACACGCATTAGAACTTGCAGAGACGCAGTCGCTTCATGCGCTTCATGCTTATTTTCATTCAGTTCTTATTGCTGCACGTCAAGGAAAAACCAAAGCAGTAAAATCTCTAGCAAAAGATCCTCTGTTTCTTGCTGCGTTTGCGAAGACAAGAGATTTGATTGCCGAAGGTAAAGAACATCCGAAGCTAGAACAACTTATACAACAAGTTAATGCGCTAGTTACAAAAAATCCCGCTATAAAAATAATTATTTTTACTCATTTTCGCGATACCGCAATTCGTTTACAAAAAGATATAACGAGTTCAAATGAATTGTTTTTTGGTCAGGCAAAAAAGAATGGCAAAGGTTTAACACAAAAAGAACAAAAAGAGATTCTTCGTCGTTTTAGAAACGGGGAGTTTAATATTCTTATTGCAACAAGTGTTGCTGAAGAAGGTTTAGATATTCCTTCCGTTGATCATGTCTTTTTCTTTGAGCCCCTGCCAAGCGCTATTCGTTCTGTGCAGCGTCGTGGAAGAACGGGTCGTCACACTAAAGGCTTTGTCACTGTTTTTGTTGCAAAGAATACTCGTGATGAAGTAAATCGTTGGGCTGCCTTTCATAAAGAAAAGCGAATGTTTCGCGCGCTTGATAAGGTGAATGGTACAGTTGAAAAATCATTGATTTTTAATAAGCCTATATCGCAAAAAAAATTATCTTCCTTTGCTTCAGAAGAAAATATAAAACTTTTTGCTGATTTTAGAGAAAAAGGTTCGCCAGTGCTCAAAGCCTTGCTTGCGCAAGAGGTCAATTTAGAGCTTAAACAATTACAAGTGGGTGACTTTGTACTTTCTAAAGATGTTTGTGTCGAGTATAAACAAATGGATGATTTTTTAACATCTATTATTGATGGGCGATTATTATCTCAGCTTCGTTCACTCGCACAATATGAAAAACCTCTTTTAATTTTAGAAGGAATTGATAATTTTTCCTCACTTCGAAAAGTTGAACAAGCAGCGGTTCTTGGTATGTATGCAACTATTGTGACATCTTATAAAATTCCTTTGCTTCGAACGTTTTCTCCGATAGAAACAGCCAAACTTCTTCTTGCTATTGCTCGTCGAGAACAAGAAGAAAATAAAGGTTCGTTTACGTTTCATTCTGCAAAACCATTTGATAAACAGACATTACAAGAATATGTTGTCAGTAGTTTTCCGCAAATTGGCGGGGCGCTTGCAAAAGCATTGCTTGAAAAATTTGATTCGATTTATGCACTCATTAATGCATCTAAAGAAGAGCTTTTAGAGGTGCCTCTTATTGGAAAGAAAAAAGCCGATGAATTATATGGTCTTTTTAGCCAATCGTATAAAGCCGCTAAACAAGAATATACTGATGCTTAA
- the rpmC gene encoding 50S ribosomal protein L29, whose product MKFKDLKALSAADKEKKFLEAKQELIKLNGQVITGTTLKSPGQIKQLKRTIAKLSALKNEETPNNG is encoded by the coding sequence ATGAAGTTTAAAGATTTAAAAGCTCTTAGCGCAGCTGACAAAGAAAAAAAATTTCTTGAAGCAAAACAAGAACTTATCAAACTCAATGGCCAAGTGATTACAGGAACAACATTAAAAAGTCCTGGTCAGATAAAACAATTAAAGCGCACAATAGCAAAATTATCTGCGCTAAAAAACGAGGAAACACCAAACAATGGTTGA
- the yciH gene encoding stress response translation initiation inhibitor YciH — translation MVEFDPITGLPKELSAWDNIAKENQKITVAIIKKKFGKQYTIIEGINASEINIKDVAKKLKNKFACGGTAKKDVIELQGNHIKTIKDALVEFGFAPETIQLKSGK, via the coding sequence ATGGTTGAATTTGACCCCATAACAGGTCTTCCCAAGGAACTTTCCGCATGGGATAATATAGCAAAAGAAAATCAAAAGATAACAGTTGCCATCATTAAAAAGAAATTTGGCAAACAATATACCATTATCGAAGGTATCAACGCAAGCGAAATCAATATCAAAGATGTTGCAAAAAAATTAAAGAACAAATTCGCATGCGGGGGAACTGCAAAAAAAGATGTTATTGAACTTCAAGGAAACCACATCAAAACAATAAAAGATGCGTTGGTCGAATTTGGGTTTGCGCCAGAAACCATTCAATTGAAAAGTGGAAAGTGA